Proteins found in one Thalassomonas actiniarum genomic segment:
- a CDS encoding helicase-related protein, with protein MGNKKHLAADRKKIVNYLRAQLIGPANGSDESMLEKDEPHTYYLMGALFPQGVGIKISQEEEEDWISDDPIAMAYQLKSASVGLSFFIESAEDTPEVCVELAAATYNKVEKRWRRHEIATKEVPEEHVLTPGAGEEIENVLQGRGKLVSKWRKMGAGYLVTITLLNPRQADGGKLDPEDVIHQVWFRCTAINGNIGAYPSPNRFSWDSEEEELALIYQHKKTFAIGHGCAPMWDNVKEQAVIKAVETSFIPEYEVPPVTSALPGNHELKNSEVFSLQFLSDESVSWQLKRTRLEEFITSYSVWVENETKRDIPQGLENAAARITCRLKKAVERMLAGLKYLCENAGARECFVLANQVMLMQMVHSGKNFGGSIRDANSFVINAPNYKGEEIKNWRPFQLAFQLLTIESIGNGNSDDRDIADLIWFPTGGGKTEAYLAVAAFELFHRRYQHGDIGGGTAVILRYTLRLLTTQQFQRAATLICACERVRDSNPEKWGDEPFSLGLWVGQSTTPNYFHSEQEQSLGALQKYKRIREQDKPENPFQLLQCPWCGTRIIPAKQSDEPSDYGIHASASSFNFFCPSKACAFHSHLPVQVIDEGLYASPPSFLIGTIDKFARLALRDEPGAFFKGGREQRKSPSLILQDELHLISGPLGTIAGVYEAAMDVVMKRSGANPKYIAATATIRRAHDQVRKLYARDCMVFPPSGMTAEDSYFSREEDSTDVNPGRLYIGVMGQYHTPVTSLVHCSAALAQSAIDVELSEQAADGYWTQVIFHNSRRELGKTMTMSLDDIPKRAEVIAKNSAQPRKIQPVEMSANISSKEIPEILESLKAPKGDTNSIDTLPCTNMFSVGVDVKRLGLIMMNGQPKTTSEYIQASSRVGRDEVPGLVVAFYPNNKARDRSQYESFVPYHQALYRAVEPTSVTPYALPAMERAVHAALTIVMRYCAGLSGNDGAKNFDKNKADVASVIDKLRKRMLAAEYKDSTVQQEISNYLDACIDKWQEKAELACQSGILLRYEASASPNIESLLTGYSADVASKPEIPWPTLNSMRNVDSDCNVYVWGES; from the coding sequence ATGGGAAATAAAAAACACTTAGCTGCCGATAGAAAAAAGATTGTTAATTATCTACGGGCGCAGTTAATAGGCCCGGCCAATGGTTCTGATGAAAGCATGCTTGAGAAAGATGAGCCACATACTTATTACCTGATGGGAGCACTTTTTCCCCAGGGTGTTGGTATAAAAATTTCGCAGGAAGAAGAGGAAGATTGGATTAGTGATGACCCGATCGCAATGGCATATCAGCTTAAATCAGCCTCTGTAGGTTTATCGTTTTTTATTGAGTCAGCAGAAGACACGCCTGAGGTATGCGTAGAGCTTGCTGCAGCTACTTATAATAAAGTAGAAAAAAGGTGGCGTCGTCATGAAATAGCAACAAAAGAAGTCCCTGAAGAGCATGTTTTAACGCCAGGGGCTGGAGAAGAGATTGAAAATGTTCTTCAGGGGAGGGGGAAGCTGGTTTCTAAATGGAGAAAAATGGGGGCAGGATATCTTGTTACGATAACCTTGCTAAATCCAAGACAGGCTGATGGCGGTAAACTGGATCCAGAGGATGTGATTCATCAAGTTTGGTTTCGTTGTACTGCTATTAACGGGAATATTGGTGCCTACCCTTCACCTAACCGCTTTTCTTGGGATTCAGAAGAAGAAGAATTAGCGCTAATATATCAACATAAAAAAACTTTTGCGATTGGTCATGGTTGTGCACCAATGTGGGATAACGTTAAGGAGCAGGCTGTAATTAAGGCTGTGGAAACTTCTTTTATTCCTGAGTATGAAGTACCGCCTGTTACTTCTGCGTTACCCGGTAATCATGAACTAAAAAATAGTGAAGTTTTCTCTCTGCAATTTCTGTCTGATGAAAGTGTAAGTTGGCAACTCAAAAGAACTAGATTAGAAGAATTTATCACTAGTTATAGTGTATGGGTCGAAAATGAAACGAAGCGGGATATACCACAAGGCTTAGAGAACGCAGCTGCCCGTATTACTTGTCGCTTGAAAAAAGCGGTAGAAAGGATGCTGGCAGGTTTGAAGTATCTTTGCGAAAATGCTGGTGCAAGGGAGTGTTTTGTATTAGCAAATCAAGTTATGTTAATGCAAATGGTTCACTCAGGGAAAAACTTTGGTGGTAGCATTCGTGACGCTAATAGCTTTGTAATTAATGCACCTAATTACAAAGGTGAGGAAATTAAAAACTGGCGACCATTTCAATTGGCATTTCAATTATTGACGATTGAATCTATTGGCAATGGTAACTCAGATGATCGTGATATTGCTGATCTTATTTGGTTCCCCACAGGTGGTGGCAAGACTGAAGCTTACTTGGCAGTAGCAGCATTCGAATTATTTCACCGTCGTTATCAACATGGAGATATAGGAGGGGGGACGGCTGTTATTCTTCGATATACCTTACGTTTGTTGACTACCCAACAGTTTCAGCGTGCAGCTACATTGATTTGCGCATGTGAAAGAGTGAGAGATTCAAATCCTGAAAAATGGGGAGATGAGCCATTTAGCCTTGGACTTTGGGTGGGACAATCAACGACACCTAACTATTTTCACTCTGAGCAAGAACAATCATTAGGTGCTCTTCAAAAGTACAAAAGGATTCGTGAACAGGATAAACCGGAAAACCCCTTTCAATTATTGCAATGTCCATGGTGTGGTACTCGTATAATCCCTGCTAAGCAAAGTGATGAACCGTCGGATTATGGTATTCATGCCAGTGCATCTAGTTTTAATTTTTTCTGTCCGTCAAAAGCTTGTGCATTTCATTCTCATTTACCTGTGCAAGTAATAGACGAAGGTCTTTATGCTAGCCCACCTTCATTTTTAATTGGAACTATTGATAAGTTTGCCCGGTTAGCTTTACGTGATGAGCCAGGGGCATTTTTTAAGGGTGGGAGGGAGCAGCGTAAATCTCCTTCGTTAATATTGCAGGATGAGTTACATTTGATTTCGGGCCCCCTTGGGACTATTGCTGGCGTTTATGAAGCCGCAATGGATGTTGTCATGAAGCGTTCAGGTGCAAATCCTAAATATATAGCTGCTACCGCGACTATAAGACGTGCTCATGATCAGGTGAGAAAATTGTATGCTCGTGACTGTATGGTCTTTCCTCCCTCAGGAATGACTGCTGAAGATTCTTATTTCTCAAGAGAAGAGGATTCTACTGATGTGAACCCTGGTCGTTTATATATTGGTGTAATGGGGCAGTATCACACTCCCGTCACTTCTCTTGTACACTGCAGCGCTGCATTAGCACAATCCGCCATTGATGTTGAGTTGTCTGAACAGGCAGCAGATGGTTACTGGACACAAGTTATTTTCCATAATAGTCGACGCGAATTGGGAAAAACTATGACTATGTCGCTCGATGATATTCCTAAACGGGCGGAAGTGATAGCTAAAAACAGCGCTCAGCCAAGAAAAATTCAACCTGTGGAAATGTCAGCTAATATTTCCTCAAAAGAAATACCTGAAATACTTGAATCGCTGAAAGCTCCGAAGGGAGATACTAATTCAATTGATACTTTACCTTGTACGAATATGTTTTCTGTCGGTGTTGATGTTAAACGTTTAGGTTTAATAATGATGAATGGACAACCGAAGACTACTTCTGAGTATATACAGGCATCTTCGCGTGTTGGACGTGATGAAGTACCTGGTCTAGTCGTCGCCTTCTATCCAAATAATAAGGCTCGAGATCGTTCGCAATATGAATCTTTTGTACCATATCATCAAGCTCTTTACCGGGCGGTAGAACCAACCAGCGTTACACCATATGCACTACCTGCCATGGAACGTGCCGTACATGCAGCTTTAACTATTGTAATGCGTTATTGTGCTGGTTTATCAGGTAATGATGGCGCTAAGAATTTTGATAAGAATAAAGCTGATGTTGCCTCTGTAATTGATAAATTAAGAAAAAGAATGTTAGCGGCTGAATATAAAGATTCAACTGTACAACAGGAAATTAGCAATTACTTGGATGCATGCATTGATAAGTGGCAGGAAAAAGCCGAGCTTGCTTGCCAGAGTGGAATTTTACTGCGCTATGAAGCTAGTGCGTCACCAAACATTGAATCTTTATTGACCGGATACTCTGCAGATGTTGCCAGTAAACCGGAAATCCCATGGCCTACCCTCAATTCGATGCGAAATGTTGATAGTGATTGTAATGTATACGTATGGGGAGAAAGCTAA
- the drmB gene encoding DUF1998 domain-containing protein, translating into MAVDRTVRRSQTITPFGVGGIYDFGSESFVAMDTIKWDVHGDPDIHLPRLERVLRVQGFRGAPVAGRALFPGAYRSGKPVPYLRFPTWLFCPTCRGMVQWSPTREKKGEHPYCLPCGKKSQLVPMRFMAVCKKGHLTDVPWGVWAHIGSKGGCQNHKLQFKSSPEKGAGLQSLSIYCLNCKAENNLERLPFKDSLDGLMKRHQGTKGCKGTHPWQKEDLADFCDQAPQVVQRGASNAYYPVVESAIDIRVGEKDEDSIFELIRVHPKWEPLKSIKGLAKSYDDPYAKIFIQPIVDDEKLQKLGVTSQIVWECLQENEKSSEEVDEVLDDEDLLLDEWLAFITPPKSLPGAEFIADKVDLASFSLNLQDNELIAWEEFRRLISQVTLAKKLRIVRALKGFTRLEPNYENIVSPSLGANVNWLPATEIYGEGIFIALDKVALDDWEKKLPAHVLADIRDKLKKSSMGFLPEATDRFVLLHTLAHLLIRQLCFECGYSSSSLSERIYSDKEKGMSGILIYTASADSEGALGGLVREGLPDRLYGTFKTALFRANWCSSDPICSELKHQGIQGLNKAACHACTLVAETSCNYANSLLDRTVLIGREGEPTTGYFNRFISLIEDTV; encoded by the coding sequence ATGGCTGTTGATAGAACTGTTAGACGTTCACAGACGATTACTCCTTTTGGTGTAGGTGGTATCTATGATTTTGGCTCCGAGTCCTTTGTTGCTATGGATACTATAAAATGGGATGTCCATGGAGATCCGGATATTCATCTACCCCGGTTAGAACGTGTTTTAAGGGTACAAGGTTTCAGGGGGGCACCTGTTGCAGGACGAGCTTTATTTCCGGGCGCATATCGAAGTGGCAAACCTGTGCCTTATTTACGATTCCCAACTTGGTTGTTTTGTCCAACTTGCAGAGGTATGGTGCAGTGGTCACCTACTAGGGAGAAAAAAGGAGAACACCCGTACTGTTTACCTTGTGGCAAAAAGAGTCAGTTGGTACCTATGCGTTTTATGGCTGTGTGCAAAAAAGGCCATTTAACAGATGTACCATGGGGAGTATGGGCACATATTGGCTCAAAAGGTGGTTGTCAAAACCATAAGCTTCAGTTTAAGTCTTCACCTGAGAAAGGAGCTGGGTTGCAGTCCTTGTCTATTTACTGTTTAAACTGCAAAGCAGAGAATAATTTGGAGCGTTTGCCATTCAAAGATTCTTTAGATGGCTTAATGAAAAGGCACCAAGGCACAAAAGGATGTAAAGGTACCCACCCCTGGCAGAAAGAGGATCTTGCTGATTTCTGTGACCAGGCACCGCAAGTTGTGCAAAGGGGAGCGAGTAATGCGTATTATCCAGTTGTTGAATCCGCTATTGATATACGTGTAGGAGAAAAGGATGAGGATTCTATATTCGAGTTAATTAGAGTACATCCTAAATGGGAACCATTGAAAAGTATAAAGGGCTTGGCGAAATCATACGATGATCCTTATGCTAAAATTTTTATCCAGCCTATTGTTGATGATGAAAAACTACAAAAGCTTGGTGTTACGTCTCAAATTGTATGGGAGTGTCTTCAAGAGAATGAGAAAAGCTCCGAAGAGGTTGATGAAGTCTTAGATGATGAAGATCTACTGTTAGATGAATGGTTAGCATTTATTACACCGCCAAAAAGCTTACCCGGCGCAGAATTTATAGCTGATAAAGTAGATTTAGCGTCATTTTCGTTGAACCTTCAAGATAATGAACTAATCGCTTGGGAGGAGTTTCGGCGGTTAATTTCACAGGTAACATTAGCAAAGAAATTGCGTATAGTAAGGGCACTTAAAGGCTTTACGCGATTGGAGCCTAACTATGAAAATATCGTTTCACCATCTTTAGGTGCAAATGTTAATTGGTTACCTGCAACAGAAATTTATGGAGAAGGTATTTTCATCGCACTTGATAAAGTAGCTCTTGATGACTGGGAAAAGAAGTTACCTGCTCATGTATTAGCGGATATACGTGATAAGTTAAAAAAGTCTTCTATGGGTTTTTTACCTGAAGCGACAGATCGCTTTGTTCTTTTACACACATTAGCACACTTACTAATCAGGCAACTTTGTTTTGAATGTGGTTATTCCTCCTCGTCTTTATCAGAACGCATATATTCGGATAAAGAAAAGGGTATGTCAGGTATATTGATTTATACCGCATCTGCAGATAGCGAAGGAGCCCTTGGTGGCTTGGTTAGGGAAGGTTTACCGGACAGATTATACGGTACGTTTAAAACGGCCTTATTTCGTGCTAATTGGTGTTCAAGTGACCCTATTTGTAGCGAATTAAAACACCAGGGGATACAAGGGTTAAATAAAGCTGCGTGCCATGCTTGCACGCTAGTTGCTGAAACGAGTTGTAATTATGCTAATAGTTTGCTTGACCGTACTGTGCTGATTGGTCG